A genomic stretch from Georgenia muralis includes:
- the murA gene encoding UDP-N-acetylglucosamine 1-carboxyvinyltransferase: protein MSGLLTIEGGTPLNGEITVRGAKNFVSKAMVASLLGEEPSVLRNVPLIRDVDVVSDLLRLHGVTVDHERESGVIHLDPSNVESAHVADIDAHAGSSRIPILFCGPLLHRLGEAFIPDLGGCRIGDRPIDYHLEILRQFGAVVDKRTQGIHLSAPRGLHGARIELPYPSVGATEQTLLTAVRAAGLTELRNAAIEPEIMDLIAVLQKMGAIISVDTDRTVRIEGVARLGGFSHTSLADRIEAGSWASAALATQGDIFVRGATQPEMMTFLNTFRKVGGAFDVREDGIRFWHPGGELSSIVLETDVHPGFMTDWQQPLVVALTQATGLSIVHETVYENRFGFTEALRGMGAKIQIYRECLGGLQCRFGQRNFNHSAVVSGPTPLRAADIMVPDLRGGFSHLIAALTAQGTSRVSGIDIINRGYENFQVKLEALGARALVAA from the coding sequence ATGAGCGGGCTCCTGACGATCGAGGGCGGCACGCCCCTGAACGGTGAGATCACCGTCCGCGGTGCCAAGAACTTCGTCTCCAAGGCGATGGTCGCCTCCCTCCTCGGTGAGGAACCGTCCGTGCTGCGCAACGTCCCGCTCATCCGGGACGTCGACGTCGTGTCCGACCTGCTGCGCCTGCACGGCGTCACCGTCGACCACGAGCGGGAGTCCGGGGTCATCCACCTCGACCCCAGCAACGTGGAGTCCGCGCACGTCGCCGACATCGACGCCCACGCCGGGTCCAGCCGCATCCCGATCCTCTTCTGCGGCCCGCTCCTGCACCGGCTCGGGGAGGCGTTCATCCCCGACCTGGGTGGCTGCCGGATCGGCGACCGGCCGATCGACTACCACCTGGAGATCCTGCGGCAGTTCGGGGCCGTGGTCGACAAGCGGACCCAGGGCATCCACCTCTCGGCGCCGCGGGGCCTGCACGGCGCGCGGATCGAGCTGCCGTACCCGAGCGTCGGGGCCACCGAGCAGACCCTCCTCACCGCCGTGCGGGCGGCCGGCCTGACGGAGCTGCGCAACGCGGCGATCGAGCCGGAGATCATGGACCTCATCGCCGTCCTGCAGAAGATGGGGGCGATCATCTCGGTCGACACCGACCGGACCGTCCGGATCGAGGGGGTGGCGCGCCTCGGGGGCTTCAGCCACACCTCGCTCGCCGACCGCATCGAGGCCGGCTCGTGGGCGTCGGCCGCGCTGGCCACCCAGGGCGACATCTTCGTGCGCGGGGCCACCCAGCCGGAGATGATGACCTTCCTCAACACGTTCCGGAAGGTCGGCGGGGCCTTCGACGTCCGCGAGGACGGCATCCGGTTCTGGCACCCCGGCGGTGAGCTCAGCTCGATCGTCCTGGAGACCGACGTCCACCCGGGCTTCATGACCGACTGGCAGCAGCCGCTGGTGGTCGCCCTGACCCAGGCGACCGGGCTGTCGATCGTGCACGAGACGGTGTACGAGAACCGGTTCGGCTTCACCGAGGCGCTGCGCGGCATGGGCGCGAAGATCCAGATCTACCGCGAGTGCCTCGGCGGGCTGCAGTGCCGCTTCGGCCAGCGCAACTTCAACCACTCCGCCGTCGTCTCCGGACCCACGCCGCTGCGCGCGGCCGACATCATGGTGCCGGACCTGCGTGGCGGCTTCTCCCACCTCATCGCCGCGCTCACCGCCCAGGGGACCTCCCGGGTCAGCGGGATCGACATCATCAACCGCGGGTACGAGAACTTCCAGGTCAAGCTCGAGGCCCTCGGCGCGCGCGCTCTCGTCGCCGCCTGA
- a CDS encoding trans-sulfuration enzyme family protein: MSTENLPERLSPATVAVAAGRPDRVKGGPVNPAVVLSSTYVSTREPGGELLYARYDTETWHPLEETIGALEGSALPALVFSSGMAAIDAALRLAAPGTAVVAPRHAYLATLTAAREQAQREGSEVRLVDIADTDAVVAALRPADGAAASVLWIESPTNPMLEVADVPALAAAAREAGALTVVDNTFATPLGQRPLGQGADVVVHSVTKFLAGHSDVLLGAAVTDDAGLRRRLHARRTTGGAIAGPWESWLALRGLRTLALRVERSQASALELARRLERHPLVAGVSHPGLPSHPQHERATALMNGYGSILTLRPVGGAAAADALTEAVRLWVPATSLGGVESSLERRRRLAAEAPTVPEDLLRLSVGIEDVEDLWADLDRALRLAQQG; this comes from the coding sequence GTGAGCACCGAGAACCTGCCCGAACGCCTCTCCCCCGCGACCGTCGCCGTCGCCGCGGGCCGGCCCGACCGTGTCAAGGGTGGCCCGGTCAACCCGGCCGTCGTGCTGAGCAGCACCTACGTCTCCACCCGCGAGCCGGGCGGGGAGCTGCTGTACGCGCGCTACGACACCGAGACCTGGCACCCCCTGGAGGAGACGATCGGGGCGCTGGAGGGCTCGGCCCTGCCGGCGCTGGTCTTCTCCTCCGGCATGGCCGCGATCGACGCCGCCCTCCGCCTCGCCGCCCCGGGGACGGCGGTCGTCGCGCCGCGTCACGCCTATCTCGCCACCCTGACGGCGGCCCGCGAGCAGGCGCAGCGGGAGGGCTCCGAGGTCCGGCTCGTCGACATCGCCGACACCGACGCCGTCGTCGCGGCCCTGCGTCCGGCCGACGGTGCCGCCGCGAGCGTGCTGTGGATCGAGTCACCGACCAACCCCATGCTCGAGGTGGCCGACGTGCCCGCGCTCGCCGCCGCCGCGCGCGAGGCGGGGGCCCTCACCGTCGTCGACAACACCTTCGCCACCCCGCTGGGCCAGCGGCCGCTGGGCCAGGGCGCCGACGTCGTCGTCCACTCGGTGACGAAGTTCCTCGCCGGGCACTCCGACGTGCTGCTCGGTGCCGCCGTCACCGACGACGCGGGGCTGCGCCGGCGCCTCCACGCCCGCCGGACGACCGGCGGCGCGATCGCGGGTCCGTGGGAGTCGTGGCTGGCGCTGCGCGGCCTGCGGACCCTGGCCCTGCGGGTCGAGCGGTCGCAGGCCAGTGCGCTCGAGCTCGCGCGGCGGCTGGAGCGGCACCCCCTCGTGGCCGGGGTCAGCCACCCGGGTCTGCCCAGCCATCCGCAGCACGAGCGGGCGACCGCGCTGATGAACGGGTACGGCTCGATCCTCACGCTGCGGCCGGTCGGCGGGGCCGCGGCCGCCGACGCGCTCACGGAGGCGGTGCGGCTCTGGGTGCCGGCCACGAGCCTGGGTGGGGTCGAGTCGAGCCTCGAGCGCCGCCGTCGCCTGGCGGCCGAGGCACCGACGGTGCCGGAGGACCTGCTGCGGCTCAGCGTGGGGATCGAGGACGTCGAGGACCTCTGGGCGGATCTCGACCGCGCGCTGCGGCTGGCTCAGCAGGGCTGA
- the leuC gene encoding 3-isopropylmalate dehydratase large subunit yields the protein MSGTLAEKVWDAHVVRKGTDGAPDLLYIDLHLVHEVTSPQAFEGLRLAGRPVRRPDLTIATEDHNTPTLDIDRPIADATSRTQIETLRHNAEEFGIRLHSLGDADQGIVHVVGPQLGLTMPGLTVVCGDSHTSTHGAFGALAFGIGTSEVEHVLATQTLPLAPFRTMAINVNGRLREGTTAKDIILAIIAKIGTGGGQGYVLEYRGEAIRNLSMEARMTICNMSIEAGARAGMIAPDETTFEYIKGRPHAPEGADWDAAVEYWRTLRSDDDAVFDTEVDLDAADLEPFVTWGTNPGQGLPLSASVPDPVDIVEESERKAAERALEYMDLAPGTPLRDIHVDTVFIGSCTNGRIEDLRAVAEVLKGRRKADDVRVLVVPGSARVRLQAESEGLDQVFLDFGAEWRNAGCSMCLGMNPDQLKPGERAASTSNRNFEGRQGKGGRTHLVSPLVAAATAVRGTLSAPVDLEPAQTTAVGA from the coding sequence ATGAGCGGAACGCTGGCCGAGAAGGTCTGGGACGCGCACGTGGTGCGCAAGGGAACCGACGGAGCGCCCGACCTGCTCTACATCGACCTGCACCTCGTGCACGAGGTGACGAGCCCGCAGGCGTTCGAGGGCCTGCGTCTCGCCGGCCGCCCGGTCCGCCGCCCCGACCTCACCATCGCCACCGAGGACCACAACACCCCGACGCTGGACATCGACCGTCCGATCGCGGACGCGACCAGCCGGACGCAGATCGAGACGCTGCGCCACAACGCGGAGGAGTTCGGGATCCGCCTGCACTCCCTCGGCGACGCCGACCAGGGCATCGTCCACGTCGTCGGCCCGCAGCTCGGGCTGACGATGCCGGGCCTGACGGTCGTGTGCGGCGACTCCCACACCTCCACCCACGGCGCCTTCGGCGCCCTGGCCTTCGGTATCGGCACGTCGGAGGTCGAGCACGTGCTCGCCACCCAGACGCTGCCGCTCGCGCCCTTCCGCACCATGGCGATCAACGTCAATGGCCGCCTGCGTGAGGGCACCACCGCCAAGGACATCATCCTGGCCATCATCGCCAAGATCGGGACCGGCGGCGGGCAGGGCTACGTCCTGGAGTACCGGGGGGAGGCGATCCGCAACCTCTCGATGGAGGCGCGGATGACGATCTGCAACATGTCCATCGAGGCGGGTGCGCGCGCCGGGATGATCGCCCCCGACGAGACCACCTTCGAGTACATCAAGGGCCGTCCGCACGCCCCCGAGGGCGCCGACTGGGACGCCGCCGTGGAGTACTGGCGCACCCTGCGGTCCGACGACGACGCCGTCTTCGACACCGAGGTCGACCTGGACGCCGCCGACCTCGAGCCGTTCGTCACCTGGGGCACGAACCCCGGGCAGGGCCTGCCGCTGTCGGCGAGCGTGCCGGACCCGGTCGACATCGTCGAGGAGTCCGAGCGCAAGGCTGCCGAGCGGGCCCTGGAGTACATGGACCTCGCCCCCGGGACGCCGCTGCGCGACATCCACGTCGACACCGTCTTCATCGGCTCGTGCACGAACGGGCGGATCGAGGACCTGCGCGCCGTCGCCGAGGTGCTCAAGGGACGCCGGAAGGCGGACGACGTGCGCGTCCTCGTCGTCCCCGGTTCCGCCCGCGTGCGCCTGCAGGCCGAGTCCGAGGGCCTGGACCAGGTGTTCCTCGACTTCGGCGCCGAGTGGCGCAACGCCGGCTGCTCCATGTGCCTGGGGATGAACCCCGACCAGCTCAAGCCCGGGGAGCGGGCGGCCTCGACGTCGAACCGCAACTTCGAGGGCCGGCAGGGCAAGGGGGGCCGCACCCACCTGGTGTCCCCGCTCGTCGCGGCCGCCACCGCCGTCCGCGGCACCCTGTCCGCCCCGGTCGACCTCGAGCCGGCCCAGACCACCGCCGTCGGCGCCTGA
- a CDS encoding lysophospholipid acyltransferase family protein — protein MARSASRGYRLAAALILPVMRASTRRSWRGGEHLPTTGFIAVSNHVSNFDPLTLAHFLYDHGAPPRFLAKDSLFEIPLLGRVIRALGQIPVERGTAQAGHSLTAAEGALAAGECVVIFPEGTHTRDPHLWPMVGRTGAARLALRTGAPVVPIAQWGAHRVVPRYSASFRPFPPKEVMVVAAPPVDLSELSADDGDAIRVASARIMAAVTDQLAEIRGEAPPARPYDMRLDGDPRASFDAARAARRAARRARRARRQALRQRVLGRAPLAPAVAAGRSRVKTDRVTADDEGTAHVRPHVQGQ, from the coding sequence GTGGCTCGTTCAGCGTCCCGCGGCTACCGGCTGGCGGCAGCCCTGATCCTCCCCGTCATGCGTGCCAGCACCCGCCGGAGCTGGCGAGGGGGTGAGCACCTCCCCACCACGGGGTTCATCGCGGTCTCGAACCACGTGTCCAACTTCGACCCCCTCACGCTCGCCCACTTCCTCTACGACCACGGTGCCCCGCCGCGGTTCCTCGCGAAGGACTCGCTCTTCGAGATCCCCCTCCTCGGCCGGGTGATCCGTGCGCTCGGCCAGATCCCGGTCGAGCGCGGAACCGCGCAGGCGGGGCACTCGCTGACGGCGGCCGAGGGGGCGCTCGCGGCCGGGGAGTGCGTGGTCATCTTCCCCGAGGGCACGCACACCCGCGATCCGCACCTGTGGCCGATGGTGGGCAGGACAGGGGCGGCGCGCCTGGCCCTGCGCACGGGGGCACCCGTCGTCCCGATCGCGCAGTGGGGCGCCCACCGGGTGGTGCCGCGGTACTCGGCGTCGTTCAGGCCGTTCCCGCCCAAGGAGGTGATGGTCGTCGCGGCGCCGCCCGTGGACCTGTCCGAGCTGTCGGCCGACGACGGCGACGCCATCCGGGTGGCGAGCGCGCGGATCATGGCGGCCGTGACCGACCAGCTGGCCGAGATCCGCGGCGAGGCACCGCCGGCCCGGCCCTACGACATGCGTCTCGACGGCGACCCGCGTGCGTCGTTCGACGCCGCCCGCGCCGCCCGCCGCGCCGCCCGCCGAGCGCGCCGCGCGCGACGGCAGGCGCTGCGGCAGCGGGTGCTCGGTCGCGCCCCGCTCGCTCCTGCCGTTGCCGCCGGGCGGTCGCGGGTGAAGACTGACCGCGTCACCGCAGACGATGAAGGGACCGCACATGTCCGACCACACGTACAAGGTCAGTGA
- a CDS encoding DUF3515 family protein, with protein sequence MPRRRVALALTAAAVLSGCAAPVSLPPGELAADPVCARVLQATPDVLGGLERRSTTTQAATAWGDPAVTLRCGVAPPGPTTDRCLSVDSGDGTAVDWIALEGDDPDLPEHARQGGGSWTFITYGRRPAIEVVVPVEQVGGQPTAALVDLAGAVSLVRAERACVGATDA encoded by the coding sequence ATGCCCCGTCGTCGCGTCGCGCTCGCGCTCACGGCCGCCGCCGTCCTGTCCGGGTGCGCCGCCCCGGTCTCGCTGCCCCCCGGGGAGCTGGCCGCCGACCCGGTGTGCGCCCGCGTCCTCCAGGCGACCCCCGACGTCCTCGGCGGTCTCGAGCGGCGCTCGACCACCACCCAGGCGGCGACGGCGTGGGGCGACCCCGCCGTGACGCTGCGGTGCGGCGTCGCCCCGCCGGGGCCCACGACCGACCGGTGCCTGAGCGTGGACTCCGGCGACGGCACCGCCGTCGACTGGATCGCGCTGGAGGGGGACGACCCCGACCTGCCCGAGCACGCCCGCCAGGGCGGCGGCTCGTGGACCTTCATCACGTACGGGCGCCGGCCCGCGATCGAGGTCGTCGTCCCCGTCGAGCAGGTGGGCGGGCAGCCGACGGCCGCGCTGGTCGACCTCGCCGGTGCGGTCTCCCTCGTCCGGGCCGAGCGCGCCTGCGTGGGGGCGACCGACGCCTGA
- a CDS encoding potassium channel family protein translates to MAGPVSVAVSVVGVLLVLGVVWDVFHTIFHPSGQGRISGAAMAGVWRLTARGGPRFRELAGPSALVAVIAAWVSLAVVGWALVYWPHMPAGFVHSSGLDVSGRSTAADALYVSVVTLATLGYGDVVPAATGLRLVAPLEALMGFAILTAAVTWVLQVQPALVRRRTAVMTLSGLRRAGLEREVRTLDADLPAVVLADLAAAVTQVGVDLTQYSETYYFREGEERRDIGEALIFAADLAEAGSVSPRPDVRLAGRALQTALDDLAAHAASTFLGVTGDTRSVLEALRRDRAKRPR, encoded by the coding sequence ATGGCGGGACCGGTGTCGGTCGCGGTGTCGGTCGTAGGGGTCCTGCTCGTGCTCGGGGTCGTGTGGGACGTCTTCCACACGATCTTCCACCCGAGCGGGCAGGGCCGGATCAGCGGTGCCGCGATGGCCGGTGTCTGGCGTCTGACGGCCCGCGGCGGGCCCCGTTTTCGCGAGCTCGCCGGACCGAGCGCGCTGGTGGCCGTCATCGCCGCCTGGGTCTCGCTCGCCGTCGTCGGCTGGGCCCTGGTGTACTGGCCACACATGCCGGCCGGGTTCGTCCACAGCAGCGGCCTGGACGTGAGCGGGCGCAGCACGGCCGCGGACGCACTCTACGTCTCCGTCGTCACGCTGGCGACCCTCGGCTACGGCGACGTCGTCCCCGCCGCGACGGGGCTGCGGCTGGTGGCGCCGCTCGAGGCGCTCATGGGGTTCGCCATCCTCACGGCGGCGGTCACCTGGGTGCTGCAGGTGCAGCCGGCGCTGGTGCGCCGCCGCACGGCGGTGATGACGCTGTCGGGGTTGCGGCGTGCGGGCCTCGAGCGCGAGGTCCGCACGCTCGACGCCGACCTGCCGGCCGTCGTCCTGGCCGACCTGGCGGCGGCGGTCACCCAGGTCGGCGTGGACCTCACCCAGTACTCCGAGACCTACTACTTCCGGGAGGGCGAGGAGCGGCGTGACATCGGCGAGGCGCTGATCTTCGCCGCCGACCTCGCCGAGGCGGGCTCCGTCTCGCCGCGGCCGGACGTCCGCCTCGCCGGACGCGCTCTGCAGACGGCGCTCGACGACCTCGCCGCGCACGCCGCGTCCACGTTTCTCGGGGTGACGGGCGACACCCGGTCCGTGCTCGAGGCCCTCCGGCGCGACCGCGCGAAGCGCCCGCGGTGA
- a CDS encoding D-alanine--D-alanine ligase family protein, which yields MSNDARTPDGEAVAPRRDDAAAPARDGAPADGARRTRVAVLFGGRSGEHPVSCATAAGVLRAIDRDRYEVVPIGITRAGEWVLTADDPARLEGGRAEIQPADGRLLVPLGERPGPLVVAEPGRVPDELAAVDVVLPLLHGPYGEDGTLQGLLEMAGTRYVGSGVLASAVGMDKHYMKVVLAGHGLPVGPYTVITPRAWRTDPAAALDAVASLGLPVFVKPARAGSSLGITRVERAEDVAAAVEEAQRHDPKVIVEAGIVGREIECAVLQGHGDDAPRTSVPGEIVLDQPAAGFYDYETKYLDTAALTMSAPADLPREVADRVRELAAAAFEALGCEGLARADFFYTDGGDVVINELNTMPGFTPFSMYPLLWEKSGLSYTELIDELISLALERPAGLR from the coding sequence ATGTCCAACGACGCGAGAACCCCCGACGGCGAGGCCGTCGCACCCCGCCGCGACGACGCCGCGGCCCCCGCCCGTGACGGCGCGCCCGCCGACGGTGCCCGCCGGACCCGCGTGGCCGTCCTGTTCGGCGGCCGCAGCGGCGAGCACCCGGTCAGCTGCGCCACGGCCGCGGGCGTGCTGCGCGCGATCGACCGGGACCGCTACGAGGTCGTCCCGATCGGGATCACCCGGGCCGGGGAGTGGGTGCTCACCGCCGACGACCCCGCCCGCCTCGAGGGCGGTCGTGCCGAGATCCAGCCGGCCGACGGGCGACTGCTCGTCCCGCTGGGCGAACGACCGGGTCCCCTCGTCGTCGCCGAGCCCGGCCGGGTGCCCGACGAGCTGGCCGCCGTCGACGTCGTCCTGCCCCTCCTGCACGGCCCCTACGGCGAGGACGGCACCCTCCAGGGCCTGCTCGAGATGGCCGGGACCCGCTACGTCGGCTCGGGCGTCCTCGCCTCCGCCGTCGGCATGGACAAGCACTACATGAAGGTCGTGCTCGCCGGCCACGGGCTCCCGGTGGGGCCCTACACCGTCATCACCCCCCGGGCCTGGCGCACCGACCCGGCCGCGGCGCTCGACGCCGTCGCCTCTCTCGGGCTGCCGGTGTTCGTCAAGCCCGCCCGGGCCGGGTCGTCCCTGGGCATCACGAGGGTCGAGCGGGCCGAGGACGTCGCGGCCGCCGTCGAGGAGGCCCAGCGGCACGACCCGAAGGTGATCGTCGAGGCCGGGATCGTCGGCCGCGAGATCGAGTGCGCCGTCCTCCAGGGCCACGGCGACGACGCGCCGCGCACCTCGGTGCCGGGCGAGATCGTCCTCGACCAGCCGGCCGCCGGCTTCTACGACTACGAGACGAAGTACCTCGACACCGCCGCCCTGACCATGTCGGCCCCGGCAGACCTGCCGCGCGAGGTGGCCGACCGGGTCCGCGAGCTCGCCGCGGCGGCCTTCGAGGCGCTGGGGTGTGAGGGCCTCGCACGCGCGGACTTCTTCTACACCGACGGCGGCGACGTCGTCATCAACGAGCTCAACACCATGCCCGGGTTCACACCGTTCTCCATGTACCCGTTGCTGTGGGAGAAGTCCGGGCTGAGCTACACCGAGCTCATCGACGAGCTCATCTCGCTGGCGCTGGAGCGGCCGGCGGGCCTGCGGTAG
- a CDS encoding dodecin, whose product MSDHTYKVSEIVGTSPDGVDHAIRNALAKASETLHGLDWFEVVNVRGHLEEGVIKHFQVTIKIGFRLD is encoded by the coding sequence ATGTCCGACCACACGTACAAGGTCAGTGAGATCGTCGGGACGTCCCCCGACGGGGTCGACCACGCCATCCGGAACGCCCTCGCCAAGGCCTCGGAGACGCTCCACGGCCTCGACTGGTTCGAGGTCGTCAACGTCCGCGGTCATCTCGAGGAGGGCGTCATCAAGCACTTCCAGGTGACGATCAAGATCGGCTTCCGGCTGGACTGA
- the leuD gene encoding 3-isopropylmalate dehydratase small subunit, translated as MDKFTQHTGVGVPLRRSNVDTDQIIPAVYLKRVTRTGFEDALFAAWRGDPGFVLNKPAYANGSVLVAGPDFGTGSSREHAVWALKDYGFKVVLAPRFADIFRGNSGKQGLVAGVISQEDAEMLWKVLENEPGTEVTVDLEARTVVAGDVQCTFQIDDYTRWRLIEGLDDIGLTLHNEPDITAYERERASWRPRTLPARHLPPAHIMAARPVTDSSHLPAHSDAPLG; from the coding sequence ATGGACAAGTTCACCCAGCACACCGGCGTCGGCGTGCCGCTGCGCCGCAGCAACGTCGACACCGACCAGATCATCCCGGCCGTCTACCTCAAGCGCGTCACGCGCACCGGCTTCGAGGACGCGCTCTTCGCGGCGTGGCGCGGCGACCCCGGCTTCGTCCTCAACAAACCGGCGTACGCGAACGGGTCGGTGCTCGTGGCCGGTCCCGACTTCGGCACCGGCTCCTCCCGCGAGCACGCGGTGTGGGCGCTCAAGGACTACGGCTTCAAGGTGGTCCTCGCGCCGCGGTTCGCGGACATCTTCCGCGGGAACTCGGGCAAGCAGGGGCTCGTGGCCGGCGTCATCTCCCAGGAGGACGCCGAGATGCTCTGGAAGGTCCTCGAGAACGAGCCGGGCACCGAGGTCACCGTGGACCTGGAGGCACGGACCGTCGTCGCCGGCGACGTGCAGTGCACGTTCCAGATCGACGACTACACCCGCTGGCGGCTCATCGAGGGGCTGGACGACATCGGTCTGACGCTGCACAACGAGCCGGACATCACCGCCTACGAGCGTGAGCGTGCGTCGTGGCGGCCCAGGACGCTGCCGGCCCGGCACCTGCCGCCCGCGCACATCATGGCGGCGCGTCCTGTCACCGACAGCTCCCACCTGCCCGCCCACTCGGACGCACCGCTCGGCTGA
- a CDS encoding AMIN-like domain-containing (lipo)protein, whose translation MKRSTITATTGTALLLVLTACGGGPSEPAAPPATSADGTGSPTTAAPSPTATATATATAGGTAEPAEETDEPGEDVVYSTDAQNDPEWPSGGGDLLPVAVRAGAHEGFERVVLDFEGTGTPGWRVEYVDVAIEDPRGTEIDIDGDATLQVVATGVRIPEEDELDRVLPSGEVDVEETDAVEEVYVTGIFEGQNQAFIGLDSERPFRVFTLTDPSRLVVDIQTED comes from the coding sequence ATGAAGCGTTCGACCATTACCGCGACCACAGGCACGGCCCTGCTGCTGGTCCTGACGGCGTGCGGCGGCGGACCGTCCGAGCCGGCCGCCCCGCCGGCGACGAGCGCCGACGGGACGGGCAGCCCCACGACGGCCGCCCCGTCCCCCACCGCGACCGCGACCGCGACCGCGACCGCCGGCGGCACGGCCGAACCCGCCGAGGAGACCGACGAGCCGGGCGAGGACGTCGTCTACTCGACCGACGCCCAGAACGATCCCGAGTGGCCCTCGGGCGGCGGTGACCTGCTGCCCGTGGCCGTGCGCGCGGGCGCCCACGAGGGGTTCGAGCGCGTCGTCCTCGACTTCGAGGGGACCGGGACGCCCGGCTGGCGGGTGGAGTACGTCGACGTCGCGATCGAGGACCCGCGCGGGACCGAGATCGACATCGACGGCGACGCGACGCTGCAGGTCGTCGCCACGGGGGTGCGGATCCCGGAGGAGGACGAGCTCGACCGGGTGCTGCCCTCCGGCGAGGTCGACGTCGAGGAGACGGACGCGGTCGAGGAGGTCTACGTCACCGGGATCTTCGAGGGGCAGAACCAGGCCTTCATCGGTCTGGACTCCGAGAGGCCGTTCCGGGTCTTCACGCTGACCGATCCGAGCCGGCTGGTCGTCGACATCCAGACCGAGGACTGA
- a CDS encoding mycothiol transferase produces MNTAELLIEAYSRVPDEVERVLDGLTAEELLRRPDADANSIAWLVWHLARGQDSQVSAVAGTEQSWVSDGWVDRFALDLPALSTGYGHSRDDVAKVRAGADDLTGYLRDVHRRTCEYLATLAEEDLDRVVDESWQPPVTLGVRLVSVVADDLQHLGQASYVKGLVLRARESR; encoded by the coding sequence ATGAACACCGCCGAGCTGCTGATCGAGGCCTACTCCCGGGTGCCGGACGAGGTCGAGCGCGTCCTCGACGGCCTGACCGCCGAGGAGCTCCTCCGCCGGCCGGACGCCGACGCCAACTCGATCGCCTGGCTGGTGTGGCACCTCGCCCGGGGCCAGGACTCCCAGGTGTCGGCCGTGGCGGGCACCGAGCAGTCCTGGGTGAGCGACGGCTGGGTCGACCGCTTCGCGCTCGACCTGCCCGCCCTCTCGACGGGGTACGGGCACTCGAGGGACGACGTCGCCAAGGTCCGGGCCGGCGCCGACGACCTCACCGGCTACCTCCGCGACGTCCACCGTCGCACCTGCGAGTACCTGGCCACCCTCGCCGAGGAGGACCTCGACCGCGTGGTCGACGAGAGCTGGCAGCCGCCGGTGACCCTGGGGGTGCGGCTCGTGAGCGTCGTCGCCGACGACCTCCAGCACCTCGGGCAGGCCTCCTACGTCAAGGGCCTGGTGCTCAGGGCGCGCGAGAGCCGCTGA
- a CDS encoding IclR family transcriptional regulator, which translates to MDNSSGVGVLDKAATVLGALEAGPATLAQLVSATHLARPTAHRLAVALEHHRLVARDMQGRFVLGPRLAELASAAGEDRLLAAATPVLTALRDHTNESAQLYRRQGDQRICVAAAERPMGLRDSIPVGATLSMLAGSAAQVLLAWEEPDRLHRGLHGANFTATMLSAVRRRGWSQSVAEREPGVASVSAPVRGPSGRVLAAVSISGPIERMGRQPGRLHAAAVVAAANRLTEVLKRTEEG; encoded by the coding sequence ATGGACAACTCTAGCGGAGTCGGCGTTCTTGACAAGGCCGCCACGGTTCTCGGTGCGCTGGAGGCGGGGCCCGCCACCCTCGCCCAGCTCGTCAGCGCCACGCACCTCGCGCGGCCGACGGCGCACCGGCTCGCGGTCGCCCTCGAGCACCACCGTCTCGTCGCCCGCGACATGCAGGGCCGGTTCGTCCTCGGCCCCCGCCTGGCCGAGCTCGCCTCCGCCGCGGGCGAGGACCGGCTCCTGGCCGCGGCCACGCCGGTCCTCACGGCGCTGCGCGACCACACCAACGAGTCCGCCCAGCTCTACCGGCGGCAGGGCGACCAGCGCATCTGCGTCGCCGCCGCCGAGCGGCCCATGGGGCTGCGCGACTCCATCCCCGTCGGCGCCACCCTGAGCATGCTGGCGGGTTCCGCGGCGCAGGTCCTCCTCGCGTGGGAGGAGCCCGACCGTCTGCACCGCGGGCTGCACGGCGCGAACTTCACCGCGACGATGCTCTCGGCCGTGCGCCGGCGCGGCTGGTCGCAGTCGGTGGCCGAGCGCGAGCCCGGCGTCGCGTCGGTCTCCGCGCCGGTGCGCGGACCGTCCGGCCGGGTGCTGGCCGCCGTCTCCATCTCGGGCCCGATCGAGCGGATGGGCCGTCAGCCCGGCCGGCTCCACGCCGCGGCCGTCGTCGCCGCCGCGAACCGCCTCACCGAGGTCCTCAAGCGGACCGAGGAGGGCTGA